Proteins found in one Tamandua tetradactyla isolate mTamTet1 chromosome 1, mTamTet1.pri, whole genome shotgun sequence genomic segment:
- the APMAP gene encoding adipocyte plasma membrane-associated protein, translating to MSEADGLRQRRPLRPQVVTDDGQAPEAKDGSSFSGRVFRVTFLMLAVSLTVPLLGAMLLLDSTIDPQPLSFKEPPLLLGVLQPNTKLRLAERLFENQLIGPESIASIGDVLFSGTADGRVVKLENGEVETIARFGTGPCKTRDDEPVCGRPLGIRAGPNRTLFVADAYKGLFEVNPWKREVKLLLSSDTPIEGKKMSFVNDLTITKDGRKIYFTDSSSKWQRRDYILLVMEGTADGRLLEYDTVTKEVKVLLDQLRFPNGVQLSPAEDFVLVAETTMARIHRFYVSGLMKGGADVFVENLPGFPDNIRPSSSGGYWLGMATVRSNPGFSMLDFLAERPWIKRIIFKLFSRDTVMKLVPRYSLVLELSDSGAFRRSLHDPSGVVASYVSEVHEHNGHLYLGSFQAPFICRLSLELV from the exons CTCCTTCAGTGGCCGGGTCTTCCGAGTGACCTTCTTGATGCTTGCTGTTTCCCTCACTGTGCCCCTGCTCGGTGCCATGCTGCTGCTGGACTCCACCATCGACCCACAGCCTCTCAG TTTCAAAGAACCTCCTCTCTTGCTCGGTGTTCTACAACCAAATACGAAGTTACGACTGGCGGAAAGGTTATTTGAAAATCAACTAATTGGACCTGAGTCCATAGCCAGCATCGGGG atgtgCTGTTTAGTGGTACAGCAGATGGCCGGGTAGTAAAACTTGAAAATGGTGAAGTAGAGACGATCGCCCGATTTGGAACAGGCCCATGCA AAACCCGAGATGATGAGCCTGTCTGTGGGAGACCCTTGGGCATCCGGGCAGGGCCCAACAGGACTCTCTTTGTGGCTGATGCATATAAGGGACTGTTTGAAGTAAATCCCTGGAAAC GTGAAGTGAAACTGCTGTTATCTTCTGATACACCCATTGAGGGAAAGAAAATGTCCTTTGTCAATGATCTCACGATAActaaggatggaagaaaaatttattttacgGATTCCAGCAGCAAATGGCAGAGACGAGATtatattcttttggttatggaggGAACTGCTGATGGGCG CCTGCTTGAGTATGACACTGTGACCAAGGAGGTGAAGGTTCTGTTGGACCAGTTGCGATTTCCTAATGGAGTCCAGCTCTCCCCTGCGGAGGACTTTGTCCTGGTGGCTGAAACCACCATGGCCAGAATCCACAG attttacgTGTCCGGCCTGATGAAGGGAGGGGCAGATGTGTTTGTGGAGAACTTGCCTGGATTTCCAGATAACATCCGACCCAGCAGCTCCGGGGGATACTGGCTCGGCATGGCGACAGTCCGCTCCAACCCTGGGTTTTCTATGTTGGACTTCTTAGCTGAGAGGCCttggattaaaagaataatttttaag CTCTTCAGTCGGGATACGGTGATGAAGCTTGTGCCGCGGTACAGCCTTGTCCTGGAACTCAGCGACAGCGGGGCCTTCCGGAGAAGCCTGCATGACCCCAGTGGGGTGGTAGCCAGTTACGTCAGTGAAGTGCACGAGCACAATGGGCACCTGTACCTAGGCTCTTTCCAGGCCCCATTCATCTGCAGGCTCAGTCTTGAGTTGGTTTAA
- the CST7 gene encoding cystatin-F, translating into MRPACALLGLCCLIRSITGRPAGDFCSQDLISGAKPGFPTTIKTNDPGVLRAARHTVEWFNNCTNDIFLFKESHINRALVQIVKGLKYMLDVEIGRTTCKKTGHPCLDNCDFQTNSTLKQTFGCYSEVWVIPWLHKYEVPVLRCH; encoded by the exons ATGAGGCCGGCCTGTGCACTTCTCGGTCTCTGCTGCCTCATCAGGAGCATCACGGGGCGCCCTGCTGGAG ATTTTTGCTCCCAGGACCTTATCTCAGGTGCAAAGCCAGGATTTCCTACAACCATAAAAACCAATGACCCAGGAGTCCTCAGAGCTGCCAGGCACACTGTCGAATGGTTCAATAACTGCACAAATGACATCTTTTTGTTCAAAGAGTCCCACATCAACAGAGCTCTGGTCCAG ATAGTGAAAGGCCTGAAATACATGCTCGATGTAGAAATTGGCAGAACCACTTGCAAGAAAACTGGGCACCCATGTCTGGACAACTGTGACTTCCAGACCAACAGCACCTTAAAGCAG ACTTTTGGCTGCTACTCCGAGGTCTGGGTCATCCCCTGGCTCCACAAGTATGAGGTACCTGTCCTCCGCTGTCACTGA